The genomic segment CGCGGTGCTTGGCTACGCCCTTGATGCCAATTTGGAAATGAAGGAAACTCCGCAGGGGCAAACCTTCGATTCTTTTTGGGACTTTCTTGCAGCCGATGCCGGTAAAAACGAGATCAATCACTTAACCCGGACGATTATCGCACAGGTAACCGAGCATGGCATTGCATGGGAGGATTCCTTCCTGCTGCACCTCAAGCAATATCTGCATGAAGCGGGGCGGAAGATTATCGACACCAACCATTCGCTGACGCACCGGCTCAACCGTGTGCTGCTTTCGCGTGACTGCGGTGATCACAAACAGCTGACCGAACTTATTGCTTTTATCAAGACGAAAGCCTTTGAATTAGCCGAGCGTGATATTGTTTTTCCGAAAGAGTTTGGTATTCAAACAAAAGCGGTACTGCATTTCCCGCAGGCACGGACGCTTATCCTTCCGCCGCTTAACCAAAGCTTTGAACCGATCGTATCATTCACCGAGCAAGAGTCGGCAGCGCTGCTGCAGCGAAGCGGTATTTTTAATCAATTTTATATTGATGAAGCCTTGCTCAAAAAACATATTGAACAGTATCGCAGTCAATTTCTCCATAGCGCCGTTCAATTTTCGCTGCACGACTTGAGCGAAAAATTCCCGATAGAAAAAGGTCTTTCCGAAGTCGCCGCCTATTTTGCCCTTGCGCCGAAACTCAAACCCGCCGCCGTTATCCTCGATGATGCAACCGAGCGGATTACATACACATACAACGGCAAGTCAGTGGCGCTGACAGTGCCTAAGATTCTATTCGGGTAACAATAATGGGTAATAAGGCAGGTACGGATGTCATCTCCCCCTATACCGCTTCCATATTCGGATAATCAGCTTTTCGGCGATAATCAGGAAGAGGCCGAGCACGAAAGGCAGGCCGATCAAAAGCGCCGGATGTTCCATACCGATTTGCGCCGCCGCGATGGTGTTTTCAAGATAGACGAACAGCAGTGCGGCACAGATTGTTCCGATAACGGAGCGTCCGCCTGCATACGCAAGCACGAGGGCGATCCAACCCTTGCCGGCGCTTTGGTTTGGAACAAAGGCTCCCAGCTGGAGGGATAACAGGCAGCCTGCCAACGCCGCCGCCGCCCCGGACATACCCATTGCCGCTATCTTTAACCGTGCGGTATGCACCCCAATCGAATCCAAAAATACAGAATCTTTTCCGAGTATCTTTATCCGTAAGCCTGTTTTGGTGTAGCGGCAAAAGAGCGCAAGTCCGAGGCCGGTCAAAACGGCGAGCGCCGCGCTCGCCGTTTTGACGAGCTGCGGCTGAAGCAGCAGCTCCGGCG from the Treponema medium genome contains:
- a CDS encoding DUF3375 family protein; translation: MQSSDSAYIATLIAEDSGLRLLRSKNPAPVISFLFKIFRERHLQTVNADRFETLLADFLRSQEFSGFDNSSIDDWYDWETAEIQNSEEFRLATQSIEARAHFLANKWCSEKVGYIKKYYNERQDVIIELSAGVERLFTWLDTMDSKMFIGTESRFQDILHKLRELSENTTHDPQTQIAELEKQKEALQQRIDAIKTTGEAEVYTPVQMVERLREVSKAARELLSDFRQVEENFKTILADVYKKQSVSETKGAVLGYALDANLEMKETPQGQTFDSFWDFLAADAGKNEINHLTRTIIAQVTEHGIAWEDSFLLHLKQYLHEAGRKIIDTNHSLTHRLNRVLLSRDCGDHKQLTELIAFIKTKAFELAERDIVFPKEFGIQTKAVLHFPQARTLILPPLNQSFEPIVSFTEQESAALLQRSGIFNQFYIDEALLKKHIEQYRSQFLHSAVQFSLHDLSEKFPIEKGLSEVAAYFALAPKLKPAAVILDDATERITYTYNGKSVALTVPKILFG
- a CDS encoding ABC transporter permease subunit, which encodes MITASITLIAQAAPLLIAACAALVSEYAGLLNVGIEGLMLLSAFTGIGGILLTESLGGLIPGLALSLTLGAGLSMFITYLAIYRKANIYIVGLAVNLTAAGFVSILSTRFFGNRSIVALPPELLLQPQLVKTASAALAVLTGLGLALFCRYTKTGLRIKILGKDSVFLDSIGVHTARLKIAAMGMSGAAAALAGCLLSLQLGAFVPNQSAGKGWIALVLAYAGGRSVIGTICAALLFVYLENTIAAAQIGMEHPALLIGLPFVLGLFLIIAEKLIIRIWKRYRGR